The following proteins are co-located in the Streptomyces sp. DT2A-34 genome:
- a CDS encoding ABC transporter ATP-binding protein: MSPPEPEAEPEAEPEAEPEAGTLRVSDLHVSYGRSVQALHGVSLTVPQGRIVAVLGSNGAGKSTLLRAVSGTLALHRGTVERGTVHFDGVRLSGDTARSVAAGVVQVPEGRRIFGALSVEDNLRAGFLGSASRSRAELRAARERVFAQFPVLAERRRQAAGLMSGGEQQMLAMGRALMAAPRLLLLDEPSLGLAPLMVRRIAEIIREINAQGTSILLVEQNAAMALELSDRASVLDVGQVRLEGASADLAAADEVRRLYLGETYEAGCDVSDADGDAAYATAASAPSVTAPGLTELGRWNG, encoded by the coding sequence ATGAGCCCACCAGAGCCCGAGGCAGAGCCCGAGGCAGAGCCCGAGGCAGAGCCCGAGGCCGGGACCCTTCGGGTCAGCGATCTGCACGTCAGCTACGGACGGTCCGTGCAGGCACTCCACGGGGTGTCACTGACCGTTCCGCAGGGCCGGATCGTGGCCGTACTCGGCTCCAACGGAGCGGGAAAGTCCACGCTGCTCCGTGCGGTCTCGGGGACCCTCGCACTGCACCGCGGCACGGTCGAGCGCGGCACGGTGCACTTCGACGGCGTACGGCTGAGCGGCGACACCGCGCGGTCCGTGGCCGCCGGGGTGGTGCAGGTGCCCGAGGGTCGGCGGATCTTCGGTGCCCTTTCGGTGGAGGACAACCTCCGAGCCGGGTTCCTGGGGTCGGCAAGCCGCTCCCGCGCCGAGCTGCGCGCGGCCCGCGAGCGCGTCTTCGCGCAGTTCCCGGTGCTGGCCGAGCGGCGGCGGCAGGCCGCCGGGCTGATGTCCGGCGGCGAGCAGCAGATGCTCGCGATGGGCCGCGCGCTGATGGCGGCGCCGCGGCTGCTGCTCCTCGACGAGCCCTCGCTGGGGCTCGCGCCGCTGATGGTCCGGCGCATCGCGGAGATCATCCGCGAGATCAACGCCCAGGGGACCTCGATCCTCCTCGTCGAGCAGAACGCCGCGATGGCCCTGGAGCTGTCCGACCGCGCGTCGGTGCTGGACGTCGGCCAGGTGCGGCTGGAGGGGGCATCGGCCGACCTCGCCGCGGCGGACGAGGTGCGACGGCTGTACCTGGGCGAGACGTATGAGGCCGGCTGCGACGTGTCCGACGCGGACGGCGACGCCGCGTACGCGACGGCCGCGAGCGCTCCGTCCGTGACGGCACCGGGACTGACCGAGCTCGGCAGGTGGAACGGATGA
- a CDS encoding CdaR family transcriptional regulator, with the protein MHSSSVPGSVRPRVSTVSTATIAGPRPAAAAVGPPSGATAVGSPPPLPESADETSPHQLFDHACRCLLGRGQAFSDTVVDQIRTQVPYYADLVLAPPDLPQSVYKGVRITLEAALDPGRIADVERYTRELGIRRAEESRPLDEVLHAFRVAGSEVWSGIIGAVERDGLGDQRHLVRVAELVWKSNDRDCVLLADAYRQVAKGMASRHNERVRLILAAVLESRNDPAFVLDAASILNLPPDGRFAVAEIRATPPFGRTPDAVPEIRGMRVLRHTGGRRDVLVAHLGDRPLDALVSALDAGPGMRIGVSPVVQGLENLPRAKDMAGLALRTCRGDGEVARLDARLPDGLLMSRPDLSAELALRVLRPLYDLEPADRETLIDTLGVWIEKGGSAVQAARHMLCHRNTVLNRLRRFEQITGLELSRPRDLVRLTLAFDALQLLGPAAVLGCADARDRDVDG; encoded by the coding sequence ATGCACAGCAGTTCCGTCCCTGGCTCGGTCCGCCCCCGCGTCAGCACCGTCAGCACCGCCACCATCGCCGGTCCGCGGCCTGCTGCCGCCGCCGTCGGCCCGCCCTCCGGCGCCACCGCCGTCGGCTCGCCGCCGCCCCTGCCCGAGTCCGCCGACGAGACCTCACCGCACCAGCTCTTCGACCACGCCTGCCGGTGCCTGCTCGGGCGCGGCCAGGCATTCAGCGACACAGTCGTGGACCAGATCCGCACCCAGGTGCCCTACTACGCCGACCTGGTGCTCGCACCGCCCGACCTGCCGCAGTCCGTGTACAAGGGCGTACGCATCACCCTGGAAGCCGCCCTCGACCCGGGCCGGATCGCGGACGTCGAGCGCTACACCCGTGAGCTCGGCATCCGCCGGGCCGAGGAGAGCCGCCCCCTCGACGAGGTGCTGCACGCCTTCCGGGTAGCCGGATCGGAGGTCTGGAGCGGGATCATCGGCGCCGTGGAGCGGGACGGCCTCGGCGACCAGCGCCACCTCGTGCGCGTGGCCGAGCTGGTGTGGAAGAGCAACGACCGCGACTGCGTCCTGCTGGCCGACGCCTACCGCCAGGTCGCCAAGGGTATGGCCAGCCGCCACAACGAGCGTGTACGCCTGATCCTCGCCGCCGTGCTGGAGAGCCGCAACGACCCGGCGTTCGTCCTGGACGCGGCGTCGATCCTCAACCTGCCGCCCGACGGACGCTTCGCGGTCGCGGAGATACGGGCCACGCCGCCCTTCGGCCGCACGCCCGACGCCGTTCCGGAGATCCGCGGCATGCGCGTCCTGCGCCACACCGGGGGCCGGCGCGATGTGCTCGTCGCCCATCTCGGCGACCGCCCGCTCGACGCGCTTGTCTCCGCGCTCGACGCCGGTCCCGGCATGCGCATCGGCGTCAGCCCGGTCGTCCAGGGTCTGGAGAACCTGCCCCGGGCGAAGGACATGGCCGGACTCGCGCTGCGCACCTGCCGGGGAGACGGCGAGGTCGCCCGGCTCGACGCCCGTCTGCCCGACGGTCTGCTCATGTCACGGCCCGACCTGTCCGCCGAACTCGCCCTGCGGGTGCTCCGGCCGCTGTACGACCTGGAGCCCGCCGACCGCGAAACGCTGATCGACACACTCGGGGTGTGGATCGAGAAGGGCGGCTCGGCGGTCCAGGCGGCCCGGCACATGCTGTGCCACCGCAACACGGTGCTGAACCGGCTGCGCCGCTTCGAGCAGATCACAGGGCTCGAACTGTCCCGCCCCCGCGACCTCGTACGGCTCACGCTCGCGTTCGACGCACTCCAACTGCTCGGGCCTGCGGCCGTCCTCGGCTGCGCGGACGCCCGGGATCGCGACGTGGACGGCTGA
- a CDS encoding cation acetate symporter translates to MLPQILLAAGAPGTLDLDTDTRSWVLVGFLTFIVPMLLICVLNGPERDRVNDFYTAGRRLRPVQGAIVLSGVYLSAATVLGTTGTVAVFGFDGLFVALCTVLSLGVLLLLSGPLRERGSYTLGDTFALRAPGPAVRIAAAVVTLSACIPYLIVQLSGAGRTTAMLLGLSGPGAEQTVIVMIGALVVCATAFGGMRGMIALQIIKTVFLLAMALAVAAVLLHRFHWSADSLIDTAARGSGRPEGYMRPGLRFAAGGPVESTLDFIGLMITVVLGVACLPHVATQLNTAPDPAAARRTVRHTIGIVAAVCLITTVMGFGAAAVTGAPKILAADPGATSSLLMLTGDLAGGSSAQTGEAWLVVLVACAVFLTTLAVVASVTLAAAGAVAHDLVTNVVRRGRTTEGREVAAARIASALIGVLSICCAVWVHGWNMGFLSTLSLAVAASCLLPALVYAFLWRGFTRRGLLWTLYGGLGSAIGLQVCSPVFSGNPMALVPEWHIDWFPLQTVALVSLPIAFLLGWLGSVTGQRHTAPVAEARVKPDVLTY, encoded by the coding sequence ATGCTTCCTCAGATACTGCTTGCCGCAGGGGCACCCGGCACCCTCGACCTGGACACGGACACCCGCTCATGGGTCCTCGTCGGCTTTCTGACGTTCATCGTCCCGATGCTGCTCATCTGTGTGCTCAACGGCCCCGAGCGCGACCGGGTCAACGACTTCTACACCGCGGGCCGCAGGCTGCGCCCCGTGCAGGGCGCCATCGTCCTCTCCGGCGTCTATCTCTCCGCCGCGACCGTGCTCGGTACGACGGGAACCGTCGCGGTCTTCGGCTTCGACGGCCTGTTCGTCGCTCTGTGCACCGTGCTGTCGCTCGGCGTCCTGCTCCTGCTGTCCGGCCCGCTGCGCGAGCGCGGCAGCTACACGCTCGGCGACACCTTCGCCCTGCGCGCCCCGGGGCCCGCCGTGCGGATCGCGGCCGCCGTCGTCACGCTGAGCGCCTGTATCCCGTATCTGATCGTCCAGCTCTCCGGCGCGGGCCGGACCACCGCCATGCTGCTCGGCCTTTCCGGGCCGGGCGCCGAACAGACCGTCATCGTCATGATCGGTGCGCTCGTCGTCTGCGCCACTGCCTTCGGCGGGATGCGCGGCATGATCGCGCTCCAGATCATCAAGACAGTGTTCCTGCTCGCCATGGCGCTCGCCGTGGCCGCGGTGCTGCTCCACCGCTTCCACTGGAGCGCCGACTCCCTCATCGACACCGCCGCTCGGGGCAGCGGCCGCCCCGAGGGCTATATGCGTCCCGGCCTGCGCTTCGCCGCCGGCGGCCCGGTCGAGAGCACGCTCGACTTCATCGGCCTGATGATCACCGTGGTGCTGGGCGTGGCGTGCCTGCCCCATGTCGCCACCCAGCTCAACACCGCGCCCGACCCGGCCGCCGCCCGACGTACGGTCCGTCACACCATCGGAATCGTCGCCGCCGTCTGCCTCATCACCACCGTGATGGGCTTCGGTGCCGCTGCGGTGACCGGCGCCCCCAAGATCCTCGCCGCCGATCCCGGAGCCACCAGCAGCCTGCTGATGCTCACCGGCGATCTGGCGGGAGGATCGTCGGCGCAGACGGGCGAGGCGTGGCTCGTCGTGCTGGTCGCCTGCGCGGTGTTCCTCACGACGCTCGCGGTCGTCGCGAGCGTGACCCTGGCGGCGGCGGGCGCCGTCGCCCACGATCTCGTCACCAACGTGGTGCGCCGCGGGCGTACCACCGAGGGCAGGGAGGTGGCCGCGGCCCGCATCGCGTCCGCCCTGATCGGGGTGCTGAGCATCTGCTGCGCGGTGTGGGTCCATGGCTGGAACATGGGCTTCCTGTCCACCCTCTCCCTGGCGGTGGCGGCCTCCTGCCTGCTCCCGGCGCTGGTGTACGCGTTTCTCTGGCGCGGCTTCACGCGCCGGGGGCTGCTGTGGACCCTGTACGGCGGCCTGGGCTCCGCGATCGGACTCCAGGTGTGCAGCCCCGTCTTCTCGGGCAACCCGATGGCGCTGGTGCCCGAGTGGCACATCGACTGGTTCCCGCTCCAGACAGTCGCCCTGGTGTCCCTGCCCATCGCGTTCCTGCTCGGCTGGCTCGGCAGCGTGACGGGACAGCGGCATACGGCCCCGGTGGCGGAGGCGCGGGTCAAGCCTGACGTACTGACGTACTGA
- a CDS encoding aminoglycoside phosphotransferase family protein — MIESEIEVNETLVRDLLLDQHPDLAALPIREVAGGWGNQMWRLGDELAVRMQRMDTSPDLQLKERRWLPTLASRLPLPIPVPMRDGVPSERFPKIWTVMTWVEGTPLDHGSITRGDHAADTLAAFLKALHVEAPAEAPNASDRGGHPRECAEGFENFLRAVDLGRFAEEDVRAVWDDAVAAPEWEGPRMWVHGDLHPANVVVADGTLAGVVDFGDVFAGDPAWDLAAAWVLLPADCASRFFDSYARADEAAMRRARGLAAVKSLFLMLMGQNGDRGLPGGKPNWGPAGRSALERVLKGL; from the coding sequence ATGATCGAATCCGAGATTGAAGTCAACGAGACTCTGGTTCGGGACCTGCTGCTGGATCAGCATCCGGATCTGGCCGCGCTGCCCATCCGCGAGGTGGCGGGCGGTTGGGGCAACCAGATGTGGCGCCTTGGAGACGAGTTGGCGGTCCGGATGCAGCGGATGGACACCAGCCCAGATCTGCAACTCAAAGAGCGCCGGTGGCTGCCGACCTTGGCCTCGCGTCTGCCGCTGCCGATCCCGGTCCCGATGCGGGACGGTGTGCCGTCCGAGCGCTTCCCCAAGATCTGGACCGTCATGACATGGGTCGAGGGCACACCGCTGGACCACGGCTCCATCACCCGCGGCGACCACGCGGCCGACACCCTGGCTGCCTTCCTCAAGGCGCTGCATGTGGAGGCGCCCGCCGAGGCGCCGAACGCCTCGGACCGCGGCGGTCACCCCCGGGAGTGCGCGGAGGGCTTCGAGAACTTCCTGCGGGCCGTGGACCTCGGCCGCTTCGCGGAGGAGGATGTCCGGGCCGTGTGGGACGACGCGGTCGCGGCTCCCGAGTGGGAGGGCCCGCGGATGTGGGTTCACGGCGATCTGCATCCCGCGAACGTCGTCGTCGCGGACGGGACGCTGGCTGGCGTCGTTGACTTCGGCGATGTCTTCGCCGGAGACCCGGCCTGGGACCTTGCGGCTGCCTGGGTGCTGCTCCCCGCGGACTGCGCTTCACGGTTTTTCGATAGCTACGCACGGGCGGACGAGGCAGCCATGCGTCGGGCGCGTGGGCTGGCCGCGGTGAAGAGCCTGTTCCTGATGCTGATGGGACAGAACGGGGACCGCGGCCTGCCCGGCGGCAAGCCGAACTGGGGGCCTGCAGGCCGGTCGGCGCTTGAGCGTGTCCTGAAGGGCCTTTGA
- a CDS encoding alpha/beta hydrolase, producing MSLLARPAVAAFVAKAMQRATGMADRRSGGRGSAAASHARFPEYPRKVRELTIPTSIAPARATVYLPANAEPAPPVHVNFHGGGYVMTLTELDDPLCRTLAAEAGAVVINVDYVVAPQHPFPAPPRQAYDVVRWVAGHGAEEGWDGDRLTVGGQSAGGGLAAAVARQALEEGGPSIALQVLHYPPLDLATRPRDKRAAIAKPMLRPWMGDVFDTSYVPDVRRRDDRLVSPAHPSDTADLTGIAPALVITAEYDLLRAEGERYAERLRAAGALVAHHDVAGADHGYDGSDDDKAREVYAMIARHVREATGSRTV from the coding sequence ATGTCTCTCCTGGCCCGGCCCGCGGTGGCCGCCTTCGTCGCCAAGGCGATGCAACGTGCAACCGGGATGGCTGACCGCCGTTCCGGTGGCCGGGGTTCCGCCGCTGCCTCGCACGCGCGATTCCCCGAATATCCGCGCAAGGTACGGGAGTTGACGATTCCCACGTCGATCGCCCCCGCCCGGGCCACGGTGTACCTGCCCGCGAACGCCGAACCCGCTCCCCCAGTGCACGTCAACTTCCACGGCGGCGGCTATGTGATGACGCTGACCGAGCTGGACGACCCGCTGTGCCGCACCCTCGCCGCCGAGGCGGGGGCGGTCGTGATCAACGTGGATTACGTCGTCGCGCCGCAGCACCCGTTCCCGGCGCCACCCCGGCAGGCGTACGACGTCGTCCGGTGGGTGGCCGGGCACGGCGCGGAGGAGGGCTGGGACGGCGACCGGCTCACCGTGGGCGGGCAGAGCGCCGGCGGCGGGCTCGCGGCGGCCGTGGCGCGGCAGGCTCTTGAAGAGGGCGGGCCCTCGATCGCGCTCCAGGTGCTGCACTATCCCCCGCTCGACCTGGCGACCCGCCCCAGGGACAAGCGCGCCGCCATCGCCAAGCCGATGCTGCGGCCCTGGATGGGCGACGTCTTCGACACCTCGTACGTACCGGACGTGCGGCGGCGCGACGACCGGCTCGTGTCCCCGGCGCATCCGTCGGACACCGCGGACCTGACGGGCATCGCCCCGGCCCTGGTGATCACCGCCGAGTACGACCTGCTCCGGGCCGAGGGCGAGCGCTATGCCGAGCGGCTGCGGGCGGCGGGTGCTCTGGTCGCACATCACGACGTGGCCGGGGCGGATCATGGGTACGACGGGAGTGACGACGACAAGGCGCGGGAGGTCTACGCGATGATCGCCCGGCATGTACGGGAGGCCACCGGAAGCCGCACCGTCTGA
- a CDS encoding aromatic acid/H+ symport family MFS transporter, translating to MAVLAVGLCWLAVLFDGLDMFIYGSVPPHMLEDKALGLTPDQAGDLGSYATFGMLVGALTAGTVADRIGRKKLMAACVALFSLASGLCAMAGSVEVFGLGRTLAGIGLGGLLPTAISMVSDYAPRGRGALTIGLLMTAHHAGGILSAYAALWVVEPLGWRAAFWCCVLPLLFVPVLARFLPESLSFLVAEGRGEEAGELARRYEVELPAAPADKQAATDRWNSLANLFRGGEWTQTLLYWPASFGGLLLVHGVATWLPTLMRGEGYNLGSALTFVVLFNLGGIVGMLVAGRPSDRFGAPRISAIWFALTAGVFLLGVHMPLALTFTVVFLTGVFLNSAQTMIYATVSIRSRPENRATAVGWTSGMGRFGAVFGPWLGGQLLAANKGDWGFTAFALAGLSSMVFIGVAALRGSRRAARTDSDQELVGAH from the coding sequence CTGGCCGTACTCGCCGTCGGCCTGTGCTGGCTGGCCGTCCTCTTCGACGGCCTGGACATGTTCATCTACGGCTCGGTGCCGCCCCACATGCTGGAGGACAAGGCCCTCGGCCTCACCCCCGACCAGGCCGGTGACCTGGGCAGCTACGCCACCTTCGGCATGCTGGTCGGCGCGCTGACCGCCGGGACGGTCGCCGACCGGATCGGCCGCAAGAAGCTGATGGCCGCCTGCGTCGCGCTCTTCTCCCTGGCCTCCGGGCTGTGCGCGATGGCGGGCAGCGTCGAGGTGTTCGGCCTCGGCCGCACCCTCGCCGGTATCGGCCTCGGCGGGCTGTTGCCCACCGCGATCAGCATGGTCTCCGACTACGCCCCGCGCGGCCGCGGCGCCCTCACCATCGGCCTGCTGATGACCGCCCACCACGCGGGCGGCATCCTCTCCGCCTACGCCGCCCTGTGGGTCGTCGAACCCCTGGGCTGGCGGGCGGCGTTCTGGTGCTGTGTGCTCCCGCTGCTCTTCGTGCCGGTGCTCGCCAGGTTCCTGCCCGAGTCGCTGAGCTTCCTGGTGGCCGAGGGGCGCGGCGAGGAGGCCGGCGAGCTGGCCCGGCGCTACGAGGTCGAACTGCCCGCCGCCCCGGCCGACAAGCAGGCCGCCACCGACCGTTGGAACTCCCTGGCCAACCTCTTCCGGGGCGGCGAGTGGACCCAGACCCTGCTGTACTGGCCGGCCTCCTTCGGCGGACTGCTCCTCGTCCACGGCGTCGCCACCTGGCTGCCCACCCTGATGCGCGGCGAGGGTTACAACCTCGGCTCGGCGCTGACCTTCGTGGTGCTGTTCAACCTCGGCGGCATCGTCGGCATGCTGGTCGCCGGACGCCCCTCCGACCGGTTCGGCGCCCCGCGGATCTCGGCGATCTGGTTCGCGCTGACCGCCGGAGTCTTCCTGCTCGGCGTCCACATGCCGCTGGCGCTCACCTTCACGGTGGTCTTCCTGACCGGTGTGTTCCTGAACAGCGCCCAGACCATGATCTACGCGACGGTCTCGATCCGCTCCCGCCCCGAGAACCGCGCCACCGCCGTCGGCTGGACCTCCGGCATGGGCCGCTTCGGCGCCGTCTTCGGGCCGTGGCTGGGCGGCCAGTTGCTCGCCGCGAACAAGGGCGACTGGGGCTTCACCGCGTTCGCCCTCGCGGGGCTGTCGTCCATGGTCTTCATCGGCGTCGCCGCACTGCGCGGATCGAGGCGGGCGGCTCGTACCGACAGCGATCAGGAGCTCGTAGGCGCGCACTGA
- a CDS encoding VOC family protein — protein MTPPLGDIAHIGHAQLFTPDLDAGVAFFTEYLGLTVNGQDGDTVYLRTFDDYEHHSLVLTAREQPGLGRLALRTSSEDALHRRVKAIEAAGGSGKWVEDEPGLGKLYLTTDPDGHEHALYWESEYYRAPDALKPALKNQPQAKPNRGVGVRRLDHINFLAADVLANAEFQEQVLGARPTEQIQLDSGKIAARWLTFTDKSYDVVYTSDWTGSAGRLHHIAFATDTREDILRAADLAIDSGVFIETGPHKHAIQQTFFLYVYEPGGNRIELCNPLTRLVLAPDWPLITWTEAERAKGQAWGLKTIESFHTHGTPPVA, from the coding sequence ATGACCCCGCCGCTCGGCGACATCGCCCACATCGGCCACGCCCAGCTGTTCACCCCGGACCTGGACGCCGGCGTCGCCTTCTTCACCGAGTACCTGGGCCTCACGGTCAACGGCCAGGACGGCGACACGGTCTACCTACGGACCTTCGACGACTACGAGCACCACAGCCTGGTCCTCACCGCCCGCGAACAGCCGGGCCTCGGCCGCCTCGCCCTGCGCACCTCCAGCGAGGACGCGCTCCACCGCCGTGTCAAGGCGATCGAGGCGGCGGGCGGCTCCGGCAAGTGGGTCGAGGACGAGCCCGGCCTCGGCAAGCTCTACCTCACCACCGACCCCGACGGGCACGAGCACGCCCTGTACTGGGAGAGCGAGTACTACCGGGCACCGGACGCGCTGAAGCCCGCGCTCAAGAACCAGCCGCAGGCCAAGCCCAACAGGGGTGTCGGCGTACGACGGCTCGACCACATCAACTTCCTCGCCGCCGACGTGCTCGCCAACGCCGAGTTCCAGGAACAGGTGCTGGGCGCCCGGCCCACCGAGCAGATCCAGCTCGACTCCGGGAAGATCGCGGCCCGTTGGCTGACCTTCACCGACAAGTCGTACGACGTCGTCTACACCTCGGACTGGACCGGCTCCGCCGGCCGGCTGCACCACATCGCCTTCGCGACCGACACCCGCGAGGACATCCTGCGCGCCGCCGACCTCGCCATCGACAGCGGCGTGTTCATCGAGACGGGCCCGCACAAGCACGCCATCCAGCAGACGTTCTTCCTGTACGTCTACGAGCCCGGCGGCAACCGCATCGAGCTGTGCAACCCGCTCACGCGACTGGTGCTGGCCCCGGACTGGCCGCTGATCACCTGGACCGAGGCCGAGCGGGCCAAGGGGCAGGCGTGGGGTCTGAAGACGATCGAGTCGTTCCACACCCACGGGACGCCGCCGGTCGCCTGA
- a CDS encoding 4-oxalomesaconate tautomerase produces the protein MTGPVEVRCMLMRGGTSKGAYFLAEDLPAEPALRDELLLRVMGSPDDRQIDGLGGAHPLTSKVAVVSPSADPGADVDYLFLQVAVDRPEVSDRQNCGNILAGIGPFAVERGLVPAGEERTSVRIRMVNTGDFATSTFPTPGGRVDYTGDAEISGVPGSAAPVAIEFPSGTGRLLPTGNVRDVIDGIPVTCVDNGMPTVIVQATALDVTGYEAPWDLEENLTLAERLRELRVAAGKLMGLGDVSDTTVPKLTLLALPRDGGAVTTRTFIPVRCHTSIGVLGAASVAAGLRLEGGVGADLAELPAHGDRVRIEHPTGFLDIESSLGTDSAGLPTARRTAVVRTARKIFDGTVFPRSAEAAPLPAHTPGDPR, from the coding sequence GTGACCGGGCCCGTGGAGGTGCGCTGCATGCTCATGCGCGGCGGCACCTCCAAGGGCGCCTACTTCCTCGCCGAGGACCTCCCCGCGGAACCCGCCCTGCGGGACGAGCTGTTGCTGCGCGTCATGGGCAGCCCGGACGATCGCCAGATCGACGGCCTGGGCGGCGCTCACCCGCTCACCAGCAAGGTCGCCGTGGTCTCACCCTCGGCGGATCCGGGCGCCGACGTCGACTACCTCTTCCTCCAAGTGGCCGTCGACCGACCCGAAGTGAGTGACCGTCAGAACTGCGGGAACATCCTCGCGGGCATAGGGCCGTTCGCCGTGGAGCGCGGCCTTGTCCCGGCGGGGGAGGAGCGGACCTCCGTACGCATCCGCATGGTCAACACCGGCGACTTCGCCACCTCGACCTTCCCGACGCCGGGCGGCCGTGTCGACTACACGGGTGACGCCGAGATCTCGGGCGTGCCCGGCTCGGCCGCCCCGGTGGCGATCGAATTCCCGTCCGGCACCGGTCGGTTGCTGCCCACCGGCAACGTCCGCGACGTGATCGACGGAATCCCGGTGACCTGCGTGGACAACGGCATGCCGACCGTCATCGTCCAGGCCACCGCGCTCGACGTCACCGGCTACGAGGCGCCCTGGGACCTGGAGGAGAACCTCACACTCGCCGAGCGACTCCGCGAACTGAGGGTGGCGGCGGGCAAGTTGATGGGCCTCGGTGACGTCTCGGACACCACCGTCCCCAAACTCACGCTGCTCGCCCTGCCCCGGGACGGCGGCGCGGTCACCACCCGCACCTTCATCCCGGTCCGTTGCCACACGTCGATCGGCGTACTCGGCGCCGCCAGTGTCGCCGCCGGTCTGCGCCTCGAAGGCGGCGTCGGCGCCGACCTCGCGGAGTTGCCCGCCCACGGCGACCGCGTCCGCATCGAACACCCCACGGGATTCCTGGACATCGAGAGCAGCCTCGGCACCGACTCCGCGGGCCTTCCCACCGCCCGCCGCACCGCCGTCGTCCGTACGGCCCGCAAGATCTTCGACGGCACCGTCTTCCCCCGGTCCGCCGAGGCGGCCCCACTCCCCGCACACACCCCCGGAGACCCCCGATGA
- a CDS encoding 4-carboxy-4-hydroxy-2-oxoadipate aldolase/oxaloacetate decarboxylase, whose translation MSGVIVTNPPKAELKDVDALAGFGVATVSEAMGRTGLLGPGIRPVQQGVRVAGTAVTVIGWPGDNLMIHAAVEQCGEGDILVVTTTSPCTDGLFGELFATALKQRGVRGVVMNTGIRDTQELREMGFAAWSRAVSAQGTVKATGGSVNVPVAIDGQVVRPGDVILADDDGVVVVPRERARETVEKSEAREAKEAATRAAFLDGQLGLDRYGLRETLVRLGVTYKSYDEYVREEAQP comes from the coding sequence ATGAGCGGCGTGATCGTCACCAACCCGCCGAAGGCGGAGCTGAAGGACGTCGACGCGCTGGCCGGCTTCGGCGTGGCGACGGTGAGCGAGGCCATGGGGCGGACGGGTCTGCTGGGCCCGGGGATCCGGCCCGTCCAGCAGGGCGTACGAGTCGCCGGCACCGCCGTCACCGTGATCGGCTGGCCCGGCGACAACCTCATGATCCACGCCGCCGTGGAGCAGTGCGGCGAGGGCGACATCCTCGTCGTCACCACCACCTCCCCGTGCACCGACGGCCTGTTCGGTGAGCTGTTCGCGACCGCCCTGAAGCAGCGCGGCGTGCGCGGTGTCGTCATGAACACCGGCATCCGCGACACCCAGGAACTGCGCGAGATGGGCTTCGCCGCCTGGTCCCGGGCGGTCAGCGCCCAGGGCACCGTCAAGGCCACCGGCGGCTCGGTGAACGTGCCGGTCGCCATCGACGGCCAGGTCGTCCGCCCCGGCGACGTGATCCTCGCCGACGACGACGGGGTGGTCGTCGTACCCCGCGAGCGTGCCCGGGAGACGGTCGAGAAGTCCGAGGCCCGCGAGGCCAAGGAGGCCGCGACGCGCGCCGCCTTCCTCGACGGCCAACTCGGCCTCGACCGCTACGGGTTGCGGGAGACGCTGGTGCGGCTCGGCGTGACGTACAAGTCCTACGACGAGTACGTCCGCGAGGAGGCGCAGCCGTGA
- a CDS encoding PIG-L deacetylase family protein, with the protein MTHADAPSPELSTSLEQGGPPSPPRATLVITAHAGDFVWRAGGAIALAASRGEKVTIACLTFGERGESAKAWREGKKLEEIKAIRRDEAERAAATLGAEVRFFDAGDYPLVATAELTDQLVAVYRETQPDVVLTHPTEDPYNGDHPAANRMALEARVLAQAIGYPGDGAIIGAPPVFYFEPHQPEMSGFKPEVLLDITEVWETKRGAMECLGAQQHLWDYYTDLAVRRGVQLKRNAGPNLGLAHKTMAEAYMRPYPQIAKELA; encoded by the coding sequence ATGACGCATGCCGATGCGCCCTCCCCCGAGCTCTCCACTTCGCTCGAGCAGGGGGGACCCCCATCCCCACCACGTGCCACCCTCGTCATCACCGCGCACGCCGGGGACTTCGTGTGGCGGGCGGGCGGAGCCATCGCCCTGGCCGCCTCCCGGGGCGAGAAGGTGACCATCGCCTGTCTGACCTTCGGTGAGCGCGGCGAGTCCGCCAAGGCCTGGCGCGAGGGCAAGAAGCTGGAGGAGATCAAGGCGATACGCCGCGACGAGGCCGAGCGCGCCGCCGCCACCCTCGGCGCCGAGGTCCGCTTCTTCGACGCCGGCGACTACCCCCTGGTCGCCACGGCCGAGCTGACCGACCAGCTCGTCGCGGTCTACCGCGAGACCCAGCCCGACGTCGTCCTCACCCACCCGACCGAGGACCCGTACAACGGCGACCACCCGGCCGCCAACCGCATGGCCCTGGAGGCCCGCGTCCTCGCCCAGGCCATCGGCTACCCGGGCGACGGCGCCATCATCGGCGCCCCGCCGGTCTTCTACTTCGAGCCGCACCAGCCCGAGATGAGCGGCTTCAAGCCCGAGGTCCTCCTCGACATCACCGAGGTGTGGGAGACCAAGCGGGGGGCCATGGAGTGCCTCGGCGCCCAGCAGCACCTGTGGGACTACTACACCGACCTCGCCGTGCGCCGCGGCGTCCAGCTCAAGCGCAACGCCGGACCCAACCTGGGCCTGGCCCACAAGACCATGGCCGAGGCGTACATGCGCCCCTACCCGCAGATCGCGAAGGAGCTGGCATGA